From a single Sulfolobus sp. E5-1-F genomic region:
- a CDS encoding AAA family ATPase, translated as MLVIYFDFKPKETKEDLFDREEELKKLLSCKDETIVLLTGIRRIGKTSLLKVFLNESKLPFALVDVRSPLTSYRSLYTIFSDVLSQLNKKRRVIDLLKYVKGISIFGINISLSWDPKNRPSLLEIMDRVDESGKVIVAFDEAQNLRGKLANDFLSILAHCYDYCKNVTFILTGSEIGLLYDFLMVDNPSSPLYGRHIEEIRLNRFTEEQSLEFLKEGFRQANISPDETVLQYAVSKLDGVVGWLTEFGHRCVRIGDVKKEIVDEVLEIAGRLALEELSHFSKDYILVVEAIAKGYNRWSELKRYLEDKKKRRIYDAELKRYLDKLEKRGYVVKKEGGEYELTDPVLKNALA; from the coding sequence GTGTTAGTTATTTACTTTGACTTTAAACCTAAAGAGACTAAGGAGGATTTATTTGATAGGGAGGAAGAACTTAAGAAATTATTGTCGTGTAAAGATGAAACTATTGTTCTTCTCACTGGGATAAGAAGAATTGGAAAAACGTCACTTCTTAAAGTATTTCTAAATGAGAGCAAACTACCTTTCGCGTTAGTTGACGTTAGATCTCCTCTAACATCTTATAGATCCCTTTATACAATATTTTCAGATGTCCTATCTCAGTTAAATAAAAAGAGAAGAGTTATTGATCTCTTAAAATACGTAAAGGGAATCTCCATCTTTGGTATAAATATATCATTGTCGTGGGATCCTAAGAATAGACCATCCCTTTTGGAAATAATGGATAGAGTGGATGAAAGTGGAAAAGTGATCGTAGCCTTTGATGAGGCTCAGAATTTAAGGGGAAAGTTAGCTAACGATTTCCTCTCAATTTTAGCACATTGCTATGACTATTGCAAAAATGTTACGTTTATTCTAACAGGTAGTGAGATTGGACTGTTATATGACTTCTTAATGGTTGATAATCCTTCATCCCCACTTTATGGTAGACATATTGAAGAAATTAGGTTAAATAGGTTCACTGAAGAACAATCATTGGAATTCTTGAAGGAGGGATTTAGACAAGCTAATATTTCACCTGATGAGACAGTATTGCAATACGCAGTCAGTAAGCTAGATGGTGTCGTTGGTTGGTTAACTGAATTTGGACATAGATGTGTTAGGATAGGTGATGTGAAGAAGGAAATAGTCGATGAAGTATTAGAAATTGCGGGTAGACTAGCGTTAGAGGAACTGAGTCATTTCTCTAAGGATTATATTTTAGTAGTTGAGGCAATTGCTAAAGGGTATAATAGGTGGAGTGAGTTGAAGAGATACTTGGAGGATAAGAAGAAAAGGAGAATCTATGATGCTGAGTTGAAGAGATACTTGGATAAACTCGAGAAGAGAGGCTATGTAGTAAAGAAGGAGGGTGGAGAATATGAGTTAACAGATCCCGTTCTAAAAAACGCATTAGCTTAA